The following coding sequences lie in one Variovorax terrae genomic window:
- a CDS encoding YgfZ/GcvT domain-containing protein: protein MTHPLNGIAPLPHLGIIRVEGEDAAKFLQGQLTQDFVLLEPSEARLAAFCSPKGRMQASFVGFRRGPAEILLVCSRDLLAPTLKRLSMFVLRAKARLSDASADHALFGIAGNALKTIAPDDHPAWTLSTFGSENLVHLYPADGQPRALWVAPAGTAAPTGPALETALWQWGEVRSGIATVTPAIVDAFVPQMLNYESVGGVNFKKGCYPGQEVVARSQFRGTLKRRAYLAHADAPMAAGQELFLPSDDGTQPCGLVAQAAAAPGGGWEAIVSLQIAAAGAGDLRLGSPAGAALAVQAAPYPLLQDL from the coding sequence ATGACGCACCCACTGAACGGCATTGCCCCCCTGCCCCACCTGGGCATCATCCGTGTCGAGGGCGAAGACGCCGCCAAATTCCTCCAGGGCCAGTTGACGCAGGACTTCGTGCTGCTGGAACCGTCCGAGGCGCGACTGGCGGCGTTCTGTTCACCCAAGGGCCGCATGCAGGCCAGCTTCGTCGGCTTCAGGCGCGGCCCGGCCGAGATCCTGCTGGTGTGCAGCCGCGACCTGCTGGCCCCCACGCTCAAGCGGCTGTCGATGTTCGTGCTGCGGGCCAAGGCGCGGCTCAGCGATGCCAGCGCCGACCATGCGCTCTTCGGCATCGCCGGGAATGCTCTCAAAACCATAGCGCCCGATGACCACCCGGCCTGGACCTTAAGCACTTTTGGTTCTGAAAATCTGGTTCACCTGTATCCCGCCGACGGCCAGCCGCGCGCGCTCTGGGTCGCGCCGGCCGGCACCGCCGCGCCCACGGGGCCCGCGCTGGAGACGGCACTCTGGCAATGGGGCGAGGTGCGCAGCGGCATCGCCACGGTGACGCCCGCGATCGTCGACGCCTTCGTGCCGCAGATGCTCAACTACGAGTCGGTGGGCGGCGTCAACTTCAAGAAGGGCTGCTACCCGGGCCAGGAGGTGGTGGCGCGCAGCCAGTTCCGCGGCACGCTCAAGCGCCGCGCCTACCTGGCCCATGCCGACGCGCCGATGGCGGCCGGGCAGGAGCTGTTCCTGCCCTCCGACGATGGCACGCAGCCCTGCGGCCTCGTGGCGCAGGCCGCGGCGGCGCCGGGCGGCGGCTGGGAGGCCATCGTGTCGCTGCAGATCGCAGCGGCCGGAGCCGGCGATCTGCGGCTGGGCTCGCCCGCGGGGGCGGCGCTGGCGGTGCAGGCCGCGCCCTATCCTCTGCTGCAGGATCTCTGA
- the tmk gene encoding dTMP kinase — protein MSKPGLFITFEGIDGAGKSTHIEGLATALRAQGRTVTLTREPGGTPLAEKLRALVLNDAMDALTEALLIFAARRDHLQQVIEPALARGDVVLCDRFTDATFAYQGGGRGFDFAVLSKLEQWVQAVPGPQPDFVRQPDLTVWFDLAPEIAAQRLAGARLPDRFEAQPIEFFRRVAEGYGQRAAQAPQRFARIDAAQDRHKVWQQLTSAFVRRGWLAIMVAPNGGPA, from the coding sequence ATGAGCAAACCGGGCCTCTTCATCACTTTCGAAGGCATCGACGGCGCCGGCAAATCGACCCACATCGAAGGCCTTGCCACCGCCCTGCGCGCCCAGGGCCGCACCGTGACGCTCACGCGCGAGCCCGGCGGCACGCCGCTGGCCGAGAAGCTGCGCGCCCTGGTGCTCAACGACGCCATGGACGCGCTGACCGAGGCGCTGCTGATCTTCGCCGCGCGGCGCGACCATCTGCAGCAGGTGATCGAGCCGGCGCTGGCACGCGGCGACGTGGTGCTGTGCGACCGCTTCACCGATGCCACCTTCGCCTACCAGGGCGGCGGGCGCGGCTTCGACTTCGCCGTGCTATCAAAACTGGAGCAATGGGTCCAGGCTGTTCCTGGACCTCAGCCGGATTTCGTGCGCCAACCCGACCTGACCGTGTGGTTCGACCTGGCGCCCGAGATCGCGGCCCAGCGGCTGGCCGGCGCCCGCCTGCCGGACCGCTTCGAGGCCCAGCCGATCGAGTTTTTCAGGCGCGTGGCCGAGGGCTACGGGCAACGCGCGGCGCAGGCGCCGCAGCGTTTCGCGCGCATCGACGCGGCGCAGGACCGGCACAAGGTCTGGCAGCAGCTCACCAGCGCCTTCGTGCGGCGCGGCTGGCTGGCCATCATGGTGGCTCCCAACGGGGGGCCGGCATGA
- a CDS encoding ankyrin repeat domain-containing protein, which yields MRNYFKNLIYLIVLIGFNVCHAGSYEDFFVAIKQDNAAAMTRLLQRGFDPNTPDPKGQNGLYLALREPSLKVAQVLIDWPKTDVDVLNAQGESPLMIAALKGQLDIARKLIERDASVNKTGWAPLHYAATNSHLDVMRLLLDNSAYIDAASPNGTTPLMMAAFYGSASAVKLLLEEGADPLLKNQQDLSAIDFAQRANRKESADIIAAFVRGRQPKGKW from the coding sequence ATGAGAAATTACTTTAAGAATTTAATTTATTTGATTGTTTTAATTGGATTTAATGTTTGTCATGCCGGCTCCTACGAGGATTTTTTCGTTGCCATCAAGCAGGACAATGCGGCGGCCATGACGCGCCTGCTGCAGCGCGGCTTCGACCCCAATACGCCCGATCCGAAGGGGCAGAACGGCCTCTACCTCGCGCTGCGCGAACCGTCGCTCAAGGTGGCGCAGGTATTGATCGACTGGCCCAAGACCGATGTCGATGTCCTCAACGCCCAGGGTGAAAGCCCGCTGATGATTGCGGCGCTCAAAGGGCAGCTCGACATCGCCCGAAAGCTGATCGAGCGCGATGCCAGCGTCAACAAGACCGGCTGGGCGCCGCTGCACTACGCGGCCACCAACAGCCACCTCGACGTCATGCGGCTGCTGCTGGACAACAGCGCCTACATCGACGCCGCCTCGCCCAATGGCACCACGCCGCTGATGATGGCGGCGTTCTACGGCAGCGCCTCGGCGGTGAAGCTGCTGCTGGAAGAGGGCGCCGACCCGCTGCTCAAGAACCAGCAGGACCTCAGCGCCATCGACTTCGCCCAGCGCGCCAACCGCAAGGAATCGGCCGACATCATCGCCGCGTTCGTGCGCGGCCGGCAGCCCAAGGGCAAGTGGTGA
- a CDS encoding IclR family transcriptional regulator: MVRNNIVKKGLTQAPVAAPVFDASASGVIAVTRALQIMEAFGVAEAHLSLAELSRRCGMHKTTVLRLARTLAQSGYMVQREDGDWRLGPAAGWLGMRYQSGFDVNNVVEPTLRELSRTTGESASFYVREGDIRACISRVEGPQSVRHHVRMGERLPLDKGAPGRVILAFSGASGKVYEEIRQRGYHMSLGEREPEVSSVAAPVFGLNWRLLGSMCISGPTARLTRPKLVKHAKTVMDAATQLSYALAGARSHQTPKVVSTWHP, from the coding sequence ATGGTACGAAACAACATTGTCAAAAAGGGGTTGACCCAAGCCCCTGTCGCGGCGCCGGTGTTCGACGCGTCAGCCTCTGGCGTGATCGCGGTGACACGCGCGCTGCAGATCATGGAAGCCTTCGGGGTGGCCGAAGCCCATCTCTCGCTCGCGGAGCTGAGCCGGCGCTGCGGCATGCACAAGACCACGGTGCTGCGCCTGGCACGCACACTCGCGCAATCCGGCTACATGGTGCAGCGCGAGGACGGCGACTGGCGCCTGGGGCCGGCCGCGGGCTGGCTGGGCATGCGCTACCAGTCAGGCTTTGATGTCAACAACGTGGTCGAGCCCACCCTGCGCGAACTCTCGCGCACCACCGGCGAAAGTGCCTCGTTCTACGTCCGTGAAGGCGACATCCGGGCCTGCATCTCCCGGGTGGAGGGGCCGCAATCGGTGCGCCACCATGTGCGCATGGGCGAGCGGCTGCCGCTGGACAAGGGAGCGCCGGGCCGCGTGATCCTGGCGTTCTCGGGCGCCAGCGGCAAGGTCTACGAGGAAATCAGGCAGCGCGGCTACCACATGTCCCTGGGTGAACGCGAGCCCGAGGTCAGCAGCGTGGCGGCACCGGTATTCGGCCTCAACTGGAGACTGCTGGGCTCGATGTGCATCTCGGGACCGACAGCCCGCCTGACGCGCCCCAAGCTCGTCAAGCACGCAAAAACGGTGATGGATGCGGCCACCCAGCTGTCATATGCGCTGGCGGGGGCGCGCTCGCACCAAACGCCAAAAGTTGTGTCGACCTGGCATCCCTGA
- a CDS encoding tripartite tricarboxylate transporter substrate binding protein, with protein MTPISRRRLVGAALAAAASQAWAQKAGGWPDRPIKLLIGYQTGGATDGVMRPLEPRLQAALGQPLIFDYRPGAGATVAAGLTAKAPADGYTIHITDSGPMTILPNGKQLSYDPTSAFTPLGMICEGCSVIAVHPSVPAKNLADLVKMAKARPGSLTYGTSGIGGSAHLSGELFQAMTGTELVHVPYKGGSPAAVDLVGGQIPMLFASTGTALPFIQSGKMRALAVTSASRSSVLPEVPTVAEQGYPGYDATVWFALVGPARMPADASSRVHRALQGALADPAVEQALRRQGYEPILGPADVMQARVRTDLAKWGKLIRERKISFE; from the coding sequence ATGACCCCGATTTCCCGCCGCCGCCTTGTGGGCGCCGCACTGGCCGCCGCCGCCTCGCAAGCCTGGGCCCAGAAAGCCGGCGGCTGGCCCGACCGGCCCATCAAGCTGCTGATTGGCTACCAGACGGGTGGCGCCACCGACGGCGTCATGCGCCCGCTGGAACCCCGGCTGCAGGCGGCGCTGGGCCAGCCCCTGATCTTCGACTACCGGCCGGGCGCGGGCGCCACCGTGGCGGCAGGACTGACGGCCAAGGCCCCCGCCGACGGCTACACGATCCACATCACCGACAGCGGCCCGATGACCATCCTGCCCAACGGCAAGCAGCTGAGCTACGACCCGACTTCGGCCTTCACCCCGCTGGGCATGATCTGCGAAGGCTGCTCGGTGATCGCCGTCCATCCGTCGGTGCCGGCCAAAAATCTGGCCGACCTGGTGAAGATGGCAAAGGCCAGGCCCGGCAGCCTCACGTATGGCACCTCGGGTATTGGCGGCTCCGCTCATCTTTCGGGCGAGCTGTTCCAGGCCATGACGGGAACGGAGCTGGTGCATGTTCCCTACAAGGGCGGCAGCCCGGCTGCCGTTGATCTGGTGGGCGGCCAGATTCCCATGCTGTTCGCCTCCACGGGCACGGCCCTGCCCTTCATTCAGTCGGGAAAGATGCGCGCCCTGGCCGTGACCTCCGCCAGCCGCAGTTCCGTGCTGCCGGAGGTGCCGACGGTGGCCGAGCAGGGCTATCCCGGCTACGACGCCACCGTGTGGTTTGCCCTGGTGGGGCCGGCGCGCATGCCGGCTGACGCCAGCAGCCGGGTGCACCGTGCGCTGCAGGGCGCCCTGGCCGATCCGGCCGTCGAGCAGGCCTTGCGCCGGCAGGGCTACGAGCCGATCCTGGGCCCGGCCGATGTCATGCAGGCGCGGGTGCGGACCGATCTGGCCAAGTGGGGAAAACTGATCCGCGAAAGAAAGATCAGCTTCGAGTGA
- a CDS encoding PilZ domain-containing protein, translating into MSNPSPTTPRPSVIQLAIKEKAALYAAYIPLFSEGGIFIPTTRDYRLGDDVYVLLSLPEDPQRYPVAGKVAWVTPPRAAGNRTQGVGIRFPADEKSRLLKIRIEELLGGHLASERPTQTI; encoded by the coding sequence ATGAGCAATCCTTCTCCCACCACCCCGCGCCCCAGCGTCATCCAGCTCGCCATCAAGGAAAAGGCGGCCCTTTACGCCGCCTACATTCCCTTGTTCTCCGAAGGCGGCATCTTCATCCCGACGACGCGCGACTACCGGCTGGGCGATGATGTCTACGTGCTGCTGTCGCTGCCCGAAGACCCGCAGCGCTACCCGGTGGCCGGCAAGGTGGCCTGGGTCACGCCGCCGCGCGCCGCGGGCAACCGCACGCAGGGCGTGGGCATCCGGTTTCCGGCCGACGAGAAGTCGCGCCTGCTCAAGATCAGGATCGAAGAGCTGCTGGGCGGGCACCTGGCGTCGGAACGGCCGACCCAGACCATTTGA
- a CDS encoding TatD family hydrolase has product MFVDSHCHLSFPELAAQLPQIRQAMAEAQVDRALCICTTLEEFDSVHALAMRYDNFWATVGVHPDNEGVTEPSLQDLLERAAQPRVVAIGETGLDYYQMDERKGGRTLADMEWQRERFRTHIRAARQCGKPLVIHTRSASADTLAILKEEGEDGSRGAAGGVFHCFTETAQVARAALDLGFYISFSGILTFKNAQDLRDVAAFVPLDRLLIETDSPYLAPVPYRGKTNNPSYVPYVARQVADLKQLPMEQIAEVTSANFERLFKGVQS; this is encoded by the coding sequence ATGTTTGTCGACTCGCATTGCCACCTGAGCTTTCCCGAACTGGCCGCACAGCTGCCGCAGATCCGCCAGGCCATGGCCGAGGCGCAGGTGGACCGGGCGCTGTGCATCTGCACCACGCTGGAGGAGTTCGATTCGGTCCATGCGCTGGCCATGCGCTATGACAACTTCTGGGCCACCGTGGGCGTGCACCCCGACAACGAAGGCGTTACCGAGCCCAGCCTGCAGGACCTGCTCGAGCGCGCCGCGCAGCCGCGCGTGGTGGCCATCGGCGAAACCGGGCTCGACTACTACCAGATGGACGAGCGCAAGGGCGGCCGCACGCTGGCCGACATGGAGTGGCAGCGCGAGCGCTTTCGCACCCACATCCGCGCCGCGCGCCAGTGCGGCAAGCCGCTGGTGATCCACACCCGCAGCGCCTCGGCCGACACGCTGGCCATCCTGAAGGAGGAGGGCGAGGACGGCTCCCGTGGCGCGGCCGGCGGGGTGTTCCATTGCTTCACCGAAACCGCACAGGTGGCCCGGGCTGCGCTGGACCTGGGGTTCTATATCTCGTTCTCCGGCATCCTGACCTTCAAGAACGCGCAGGACCTGCGCGACGTGGCGGCCTTCGTGCCGCTGGACCGCCTGCTGATCGAGACCGACAGCCCCTATCTGGCCCCCGTGCCTTACCGCGGCAAGACCAACAACCCCTCCTACGTGCCCTACGTGGCCCGTCAGGTGGCCGATCTGAAGCAGCTCCCGATGGAACAGATTGCCGAGGTTACGAGCGCCAATTTCGAGCGCCTGTTCAAGGGAGTTCAATCATGA
- the argH gene encoding argininosuccinate lyase — protein sequence MSVYRAAKIRLSENVRPELARVCLPGPDAAVLGQYARMGPQLAAFHAFDKAHILMLAEEGLLPKADAAAMLRELRKVEQLGAIEARAATAEHMHSGEAILTGALGPDVAGKMHLGRSSGDLLAVSFRYTLRGKLLLVAAQLNELRQMMLDLVPLHIDTVMPGCTHLQHAQPESFAHYLLSWASAFDRDAQRIRQYFARLNTSPAGAAILNGSEFPLNRERTASLLGFDGLALNTRDAVWGRDLEIEAHAITTLLAGNFNRLAEDLMLWSAPEFGLVECADGFCGTSSIMPQKKNPNALECLKGVVATSTGYFVSTAMIHKNPSTVPVFEWVRSMSDAWRSYDEMSGALPLMTAVLGSLTVRAGAMASTAGRHWATATDLASAIVRSTGLPWRAAHQITGIVVRLSLEAGRTPADVDTALVDRAAIEHTGQPLGLDPAVIASAMDPAESVRRHQMPGGPAPQRVQEALALHAEALAADLRWLEAAQARVAEAQHRLEAGIDALLG from the coding sequence ATGTCTGTCTACCGCGCTGCCAAGATCCGATTGTCCGAAAACGTGCGCCCGGAGCTGGCCCGGGTCTGCCTGCCTGGGCCTGACGCGGCGGTTCTGGGCCAGTATGCCCGCATGGGCCCGCAGTTGGCCGCATTCCATGCTTTTGACAAGGCCCACATCCTGATGCTGGCCGAGGAAGGCCTGCTGCCGAAAGCCGATGCCGCCGCGATGCTGCGCGAGCTGCGCAAGGTCGAGCAACTGGGCGCGATCGAGGCCCGCGCGGCCACGGCCGAGCACATGCATTCGGGCGAAGCCATCCTGACTGGGGCGCTCGGCCCGGACGTTGCCGGAAAAATGCACCTGGGCCGCAGTTCGGGTGATCTGCTCGCGGTGTCTTTCCGCTACACGCTGCGCGGCAAGCTGCTGCTGGTGGCCGCCCAGCTCAACGAGCTGCGCCAGATGATGCTCGACCTCGTGCCATTGCACATCGACACGGTGATGCCCGGCTGCACCCATCTGCAGCACGCCCAGCCCGAAAGCTTCGCGCACTATCTGCTCTCCTGGGCCAGCGCCTTTGACCGTGATGCACAGCGCATTCGCCAGTACTTTGCGAGGCTCAACACCAGCCCGGCCGGCGCGGCGATTCTGAACGGCTCCGAATTCCCTTTGAACCGGGAGCGCACGGCCTCGCTGCTGGGATTCGACGGCCTGGCGCTGAACACGCGCGATGCGGTCTGGGGGCGCGACCTGGAGATCGAGGCGCATGCGATCACCACGCTGCTGGCCGGCAACTTCAACCGCCTGGCCGAAGACCTGATGCTGTGGTCCGCACCCGAGTTCGGGCTGGTGGAGTGTGCGGACGGGTTCTGCGGCACGAGCAGCATCATGCCGCAGAAGAAGAATCCCAACGCGCTCGAATGCCTCAAGGGCGTGGTGGCCACGTCCACGGGCTACTTCGTGAGCACCGCGATGATCCACAAGAACCCCTCGACGGTGCCGGTGTTCGAATGGGTTCGCTCCATGTCGGACGCCTGGCGCAGCTACGACGAAATGAGCGGCGCGCTTCCGCTGATGACGGCCGTCCTGGGCAGCCTGACGGTCCGCGCGGGCGCCATGGCGTCCACTGCCGGCCGCCATTGGGCGACTGCCACCGACCTGGCCTCCGCCATCGTCCGGTCCACCGGGCTGCCCTGGCGTGCCGCGCACCAGATCACGGGCATCGTGGTCCGGCTGTCGCTGGAGGCTGGCCGCACTCCGGCGGATGTCGATACCGCCCTGGTCGATCGCGCTGCCATCGAACACACCGGCCAGCCCCTGGGCCTCGATCCCGCCGTGATCGCCTCGGCCATGGACCCCGCCGAGTCGGTTCGCCGGCACCAGATGCCCGGCGGGCCGGCGCCGCAACGCGTCCAGGAAGCGCTGGCGCTTCACGCAGAGGCCCTCGCGGCTGACCTCCGCTGGCTCGAAGCCGCCCAGGCCCGGGTGGCCGAGGCGCAGCACCGGCTGGAGGCCGGAATCGACGCCCTGCTCGGCTGA
- the mltG gene encoding endolytic transglycosylase MltG — MRRLFLFVFLSAALAALAGSAWALWWVNQPLALPAATVDLSIESGTTPRGVAQAVADTGTRVNADLLYGWFRFSGQGRQIKAGSYEIEAGTTPRSLLQKLVRGEEALRSVTLVEGWTFRQVRDALAKADQLKPEASGLSDEAVMSLLGRPGQPPEGRFFPDTYTYAKGSTDLAVLRRALRAMDRKLEAAWALRAPGLPLKTPDEALTLSSIVEKETGRAADRAQIAGVFVNRLRIGMPLQTDPTVIYGLGASFDGNLRKRDLQADTPWNTYTRTGLPPTPIAMPGKAALLAAVQPARTKALYFVARGDGSSHFSDSLDEHNRAVNKFQRGQ, encoded by the coding sequence GTGCGTCGGCTATTCCTGTTCGTTTTCCTGTCAGCGGCGCTGGCGGCCCTGGCCGGCTCGGCCTGGGCGCTGTGGTGGGTGAACCAGCCGCTGGCGCTGCCGGCCGCCACCGTGGACCTGTCCATCGAGTCCGGCACCACCCCGCGCGGTGTGGCTCAGGCCGTGGCCGACACCGGTACCCGCGTCAATGCGGACCTGCTGTACGGCTGGTTCCGTTTCTCGGGGCAGGGCCGCCAGATCAAGGCCGGCAGCTACGAGATCGAGGCCGGCACCACGCCGCGCAGCCTGCTGCAGAAACTGGTGCGCGGCGAGGAAGCCCTGCGCTCCGTCACCCTGGTCGAGGGCTGGACCTTCCGCCAGGTGCGCGACGCGCTGGCCAAGGCCGACCAGCTCAAGCCGGAGGCCAGCGGCCTCTCGGACGAGGCCGTCATGAGCCTGCTGGGCCGGCCGGGCCAGCCGCCCGAAGGGCGTTTCTTCCCCGACACCTACACCTACGCCAAGGGCTCGACCGACCTGGCCGTGCTGCGCCGCGCCCTGCGCGCCATGGACAGGAAGCTCGAGGCCGCCTGGGCGCTGCGCGCGCCGGGCCTGCCGCTGAAGACCCCGGACGAGGCCCTGACCCTGTCGAGCATCGTCGAGAAGGAAACCGGCCGGGCGGCCGACCGCGCGCAGATCGCCGGCGTGTTCGTCAACCGCCTGCGCATCGGCATGCCGCTGCAGACCGACCCGACGGTGATCTATGGCCTGGGCGCCAGCTTCGACGGCAACCTGCGCAAGCGTGACCTGCAGGCCGACACGCCCTGGAACACCTACACCCGCACCGGCCTGCCACCCACGCCGATCGCCATGCCGGGCAAGGCGGCACTGCTGGCCGCCGTGCAGCCGGCCCGCACCAAGGCGCTCTATTTCGTGGCGCGCGGCGACGGCTCCAGCCACTTCAGCGATTCGCTGGACGAGCACAATCGGGCCGTCAACAAATTCCAGCGCGGGCAATGA
- a CDS encoding DNA polymerase III subunit delta' yields MTAAAGAALAPWLGEQLGGLLAQRGHAWLLQGPSGLGQYRLGFELARAWLCEQPTAQGACGHCGSCHAIEVRTHADLCVLMPETAMLELGWPLSEKAQADIDDKKRKPSKEIRVEAMRDAVEFAQRTSARGRGKAVLVYPAERMNTVTANALLKTLEEPPGDVKFVLASEASHQLLPTIRSRCLGHTMVWPEAPAALAWLQQQGVASADAPALLRAAGGRPDDALGFAQSGRDPKLWALLPRAMARGDAGALANWAPAHAVDALQKLCHDLLALQAGAQPRFFAAADLPAAPTASLAALTRWSRDLGQAARTVEHPFNAGLMLEALVSQARLALNSRP; encoded by the coding sequence ATGACGGCGGCGGCCGGCGCTGCGCTGGCGCCGTGGCTGGGCGAGCAGCTCGGCGGCCTGCTGGCCCAGCGCGGCCATGCCTGGCTGCTGCAGGGCCCGTCGGGCCTGGGCCAGTACCGCCTGGGCTTCGAGCTGGCGCGCGCCTGGCTGTGCGAGCAGCCCACGGCCCAGGGTGCCTGCGGGCACTGCGGCAGCTGCCATGCGATCGAGGTGCGCACCCATGCCGACCTGTGCGTGCTGATGCCCGAAACCGCGATGCTGGAGCTCGGCTGGCCGCTCAGCGAGAAGGCCCAGGCCGACATCGACGACAAGAAGCGCAAGCCCAGCAAGGAGATCCGCGTCGAGGCCATGCGCGACGCCGTGGAGTTTGCCCAGCGCACCAGCGCCCGCGGCCGCGGCAAGGCCGTGCTGGTGTACCCGGCCGAGCGCATGAACACGGTGACGGCCAACGCCTTGCTCAAGACACTCGAGGAGCCGCCCGGCGACGTGAAATTCGTGCTCGCCAGCGAAGCCTCGCATCAACTGCTGCCCACCATCCGCAGCCGCTGCCTGGGCCACACCATGGTCTGGCCGGAGGCGCCCGCGGCGCTGGCCTGGCTGCAGCAGCAGGGCGTGGCCTCTGCCGACGCGCCGGCCCTGCTGCGCGCGGCCGGCGGCCGGCCCGACGACGCGCTGGGCTTCGCGCAGTCCGGGCGCGATCCCAAGCTGTGGGCGCTGCTGCCCCGGGCCATGGCGCGCGGCGATGCCGGCGCGCTGGCCAACTGGGCTCCGGCGCACGCCGTCGATGCCTTGCAAAAGCTCTGCCACGACCTGCTGGCGCTGCAGGCCGGCGCGCAGCCCCGCTTCTTCGCGGCAGCCGACCTGCCGGCCGCTCCCACCGCGTCGCTGGCGGCGCTGACCCGCTGGTCGCGCGACCTGGGCCAGGCCGCGCGCACCGTGGAACACCCGTTCAATGCCGGACTGATGCTGGAGGCGCTTGTGAGCCAGGCCCGCCTGGCCCTAAACTCGAGGCCCTGA
- a CDS encoding LysR family transcriptional regulator yields MRSLKLRHLRIVLAVSEAESLAQAAERLHVTAAAVSKALAEVEEVFGAAVFDRGRGWVRLTPLGRAVLASARVVGSELAGLSDVVQGLQGGYQGELAIGTKAVSLHPFLANTINAFAAHYPQVRISLVEGTSKHLRDLLDDGRIQLLFARLSPDIVHSGLQKAAILTDDVVVAASADHPLAGRADLDWPELVGQRWCLPVPGTLMRDHLERLLGARRLGLPQQYVETSDMTMVAPLFRLGPYVTLVPRRVAEHHLKLPVGCILPLDVPAATDSVGMIWNEALPTRPTARLFRELVLRQLADRPAVQAPSAQAVELSSLTRS; encoded by the coding sequence ATGCGCAGCCTCAAGCTCAGGCATCTGAGGATCGTCCTGGCGGTCAGCGAAGCCGAGAGCCTGGCGCAGGCGGCCGAACGGCTTCACGTCACGGCGGCGGCCGTGTCGAAGGCGCTCGCCGAGGTGGAGGAGGTCTTTGGCGCTGCGGTGTTCGACCGGGGGCGCGGCTGGGTGCGGCTGACGCCGCTCGGGCGGGCCGTGCTGGCCTCGGCCCGCGTCGTGGGTTCCGAACTCGCGGGGCTGTCCGACGTGGTGCAGGGGCTGCAGGGGGGTTACCAGGGGGAACTGGCCATCGGCACCAAGGCGGTCTCGCTGCATCCTTTCCTGGCGAACACCATCAACGCCTTCGCCGCGCACTATCCGCAAGTGCGCATCAGCCTGGTCGAAGGCACGTCGAAGCACCTGCGCGATCTGCTCGATGACGGCCGGATCCAGCTGCTGTTTGCCCGGCTGAGCCCGGACATCGTCCATTCCGGGCTGCAGAAGGCGGCGATCCTCACGGACGACGTGGTGGTGGCGGCCAGCGCCGACCATCCCCTGGCCGGCCGTGCGGATCTGGACTGGCCTGAACTGGTGGGCCAACGCTGGTGCCTGCCGGTGCCCGGCACGCTGATGCGGGACCACCTGGAGCGCCTGCTCGGCGCGCGGCGCCTGGGCTTGCCGCAGCAGTATGTGGAAACCAGCGACATGACGATGGTGGCGCCGCTGTTCCGCCTGGGCCCCTACGTCACCCTGGTGCCCCGCCGGGTGGCCGAGCACCACCTGAAGCTGCCGGTCGGCTGCATCCTGCCGCTGGACGTGCCGGCCGCAACCGATTCAGTCGGCATGATCTGGAACGAAGCCCTGCCGACGCGGCCCACGGCGCGGCTGTTTCGCGAACTGGTCTTGCGGCAGCTTGCGGACCGGCCTGCTGTGCAGGCGCCATCCGCGCAAGCCGTGGAACTGTCTTCGCTCACTCGAAGCTGA